In Festucalex cinctus isolate MCC-2025b chromosome 1, RoL_Fcin_1.0, whole genome shotgun sequence, the sequence AAAGGCTTCTCACTGAGCACATCCAGCTCCGTTTGTGTCTGGCGTGCAGAAACGTGCAGCGGGCCGAGGCTGCCCGCTCTGCTCTCTTGGCATCCCACGCCAAGGCCCATGTGGACTTATTGCACCTCGATGTGGGCTCTGCGCAGTCAGTGCTCGCTGCTGCCCGAGAACTCAAAGCCAGGTCGATACAATGACACCATACTGGACCTCATTTGACAAACTTGAtggattcattttttattttttttctgcaggtaCAAAAGAATTGACTTTTTGTATCTAAATGCAGGAATAATGCCCAATCCACAAGTAGATATAAAAGCCTTTTTCAAAGGTTTGTTCTCAAGGTAAATTCAGTTTATTACTAACTTGTTTAGCTAATAGCCCGCACTGATGTAACGTGTACGCTCCCCTCAACAGAAACGTCGTCAACATGTTTGCGACAGCAGAGGGTCTTTTAACACAGCAGGACCGCATCAACTCTGATGGTCTGCAGGAGGTTTTCGCCACAaacctgtttggtcattttctcCTGGTAAGCAGTAAACACCCAACTAAACAATCCAATTATTTGATAATATACTTTATTAGGTATACCAAGAACTTAAAAGTTAATGCACATGGGGCTGTGTCAGATATTTCATTAACCTTAATTACTTTCATGAAAAGTGCAAGGTTTTTACCCCAGAACACTTGCTACGCCTGGTGGTCAGGAACGGAAAATATTTGTCAACGGGGAAGGGTGACGCTTAGCATGGCCAGACTTATAAAGCACTTGGGGAAACCCTGCATTCGATTGTGCAGGTGCCACAATTTGACAAATATTGTGAACAGGGAGTACATTTTGAACCTAGTAGCAAAACATTAGATCAAACACAGATTGTTCAGTATCAAAGCACTCTACCTTCTGAGAGGGACATCAACAACCAGAGCTGGTTGGAGTCAGATCTACAGTAGTCAACGTGGTCCCCAGTCAGTCCCTGGGATACACTTTTCACTATTTGTATTTACCGTTGGGCCGCTTTGTGGATACTACACGACACTGTCCGTttcttatggaggaccaaaaatgcctaaataaattaataaataaaagtgaaaataaaagcagatataaaaaaatatagataattCATTAAATATataccaaaaatatatataaatgtaaataaaaacaaaaaatatatgtacataaataaataaaagtaaaaataaaaaaaatagaaaacgaaagtcaaaaaaataaaaataaatataaaaataaatgtggaaataaaatacaaaaataaatatctaaataaataaaaaggctctgccctcatataaatataattcaataattattaattatatacaaaaatatctaaatggaaattaaaaacaaaaaataaatgtaaaaataaaaaaaaataaaaatgagagtcaaaaaatacaaataaatataaaaatgtggaaataaaatacaaaataaataatttaataaataaaaaggctctgctcaaataaatattattcaataattattaattatatacaaaaaatatctaaatggaaattaaaaacaaaaaatatatgtacataaataaataaaagtacaaattaaaaaaaaaaaaaaaaagagtccaaaaataaaaataaacgtggaaataaaatacaaaattaaataaataaatacataaatacataaaaagacTCTGCTCTCATATCTACTTCATGCTTAGTTTCTATGTCAATAAACCAAACTGAAACTCAAGTTTTGATTACGCTTGGATTGAGAAACTCCTCATGGCAGGAATTACTTATTATTGTTCTTTTAAGATGGAGTGACTGGCAACATGACTTAGTGCTTCCTAACATTTACGAAACCAAAGCACACATATTAGGTTATAAAACCCTCACGACACACCACCAAATTTGTAGAGGGGAAACAACTCTATGACACTAATACTACAAACCGAGCATCACTTGTACTTTTGCATTCTACTGCATGCAGTCTTTCAGGTTTGACACTCATCTTTCTGTGCAAGGTTCGAGAGCTGGAGCCTCTGTTGTGCGAGGCGGGTCACACGTCACGTGTGGTGTGGACCTCTTCAAGTAACGCCCGCCGCACTGCGTTCAGCATTGACGACATCCAGCATAAAAATGGGACCGAGCCCTACAGCTCCTCCAAGTATGCATCTGACATGCTCAGCGTGGCGctcaacacacacaagaacagcCAGGTTCGTTTTTGCGTTTAGTTTTCAAGCTTTTTGAGATGTATAGCTGTTGTGATGTCAACAATTGGCTTCTGGGAGGACTTTATGtgcgtaaacattttcttgatatTCCCCAAGGGGCTTTTCTCCTCTGTGATATGTCCAGGACTGGTGATGACCAATCTGACTTATGGCATCCTGCCTTCATTTTTCTGGACTTTAATCATGCCAATCATGTGGCTGGTGAGTGCcaggagattttttttgctgctgttgccttttttttctgaaacatcAACTCGTGTTGTCTGTGTTGAGCAGATCAGGATCTTCACTAATACGTTTACCCTTACACCATATAACGGAGCGGCGTCACTGGTAAGTCAGATAACCCAACAAAAGGATTGGTAAAATGTCagctatttaaaaataaaattattcttCCACTTCCACAGCATTGGCTTTTCCTTCAAACACCAGAATCTTTGGACCCACGGGCAAAATATCACAGCTTAACATCAGGATTTGGAACAAACTACACAGAGCCGCGGCAAGTAAGTATCTCAAAGACTTCAATTGCGCTAACAGGTCGCTTTATTTGGAAGAGGCAAACTGTGCTAAAAATTATGGCTTCACAAATTTGTTAACAAGGAAATCAACCCAAAATATTCTTTTAATATGGTCTATGTGCCTTCACGATCCTaaacattgtgtttgtggaatataatttaagcagaaaaatccacctgtttttaatcaagctcaatggggcggccattttgccacttgctgtcgagtgaaaatgacatcacagttgctcagagctcaggtaatGGCCAATTAcggctcacccgttttctgagtttggtcatgtgacgttcacaagctgaaccatgattggttgttaccagagccctgagtaactgtgatgttattttcactcggcagcaagtggcaaaatggccgccccctgagatggctaaaaacaggtggattttgctgtttaatgtatttccataaacacaataattatcagaattctgtgtttagactagtgaggacgCAGAGAacaattattgtcaagaattttgctCAATTATGGTTGACACTGTCAGACTGAATAACGTTATAAATGTGTTGAGCATTGTGGTGGTTTATAGTGGTACAGTATGTAGATTCATGCTATGCTAAAATGCGGTTTACAATGTCAATCAaatagattatttttatttgttcaatAAGGGAGAgtttacattaactcattcaatcccaaaaacgtttaaaaacgtttttttttttttttaacactttggccttccctcccaaaaacgtgtttacactttcttttttttctttttttaaatgcaagtgcattggcttaaagcaatggcagttattgcagccagcaggtggcagcagagtataagtatgttgcaacaagctctttttgtcagtgtttttaccaggaatgtgaatatgtcAAGTcaggatgaaacttagctatattctaatgctaattgctgcaaaacggaaacagatacaaatacatttttttttcctgatgaaagcagagactcaaatttttcttttggtgtgttccatgtttttatagcaatagaacacaatattctgtgggccttgcaaaatcagtcaaaatcaaacaaaacaaccgGAAGCAAACTTAACTTCAATAGTAATAAAACAGATGTAAACTCACTACTGTTACAGTCACAGAGCTGAAAATTGAGAATTATCTTTGtaaaagcagaatttcttttcttctactgttgtatTGAATCTAAATGGAGCCGGCAAGTGTCCTTGTGATATCGGAAAGCATCAAATGAACGTCCTTCAAGAATGCTTTAATGTACA encodes:
- the LOC144018648 gene encoding 3-keto-steroid reductase/17-beta-hydroxysteroid dehydrogenase 7-like; this encodes MEKVVIVTGANSGIGLALCERLLTEHIQLRLCLACRNVQRAEAARSALLASHAKAHVDLLHLDVGSAQSVLAAARELKARYKRIDFLYLNAGIMPNPQVDIKAFFKGLFSRNVVNMFATAEGLLTQQDRINSDGLQEVFATNLFGHFLLVRELEPLLCEAGHTSRVVWTSSSNARRTAFSIDDIQHKNGTEPYSSSKYASDMLSVALNTHKNSQGLFSSVICPGLVMTNLTYGILPSFFWTLIMPIMWLIRIFTNTFTLTPYNGAASLHWLFLQTPESLDPRAKYHSLTSGFGTNYTEPRQMDIDDNMCEVLYEKLLEMEKDIRRRLTDLNQVPCNDIDASST